Proteins co-encoded in one Juglans regia cultivar Chandler chromosome 16, Walnut 2.0, whole genome shotgun sequence genomic window:
- the LOC109018912 gene encoding uncharacterized protein LOC109018912, whose product MCENCKEAWDILEVTHEGTKAVKNSKLQMLTTSFEELRMKDEETFDAFYAKLNDVVNSRFNLGDRIPENRIVRKVLRSLPERFRPKVIAIEESKDLDCMRIEELVGSLQTYEHTLHVDKKHKSIALDTIREESNESSDESAMSDREIAFYAKKFRKMFVARNNKNQSPEKKKFERYNRGSSSGNKERSTEKYTRANKDKVQSRVQCHECHGFGHIRLECANYKKAKERAKIASLSENESESSESSDNSSPKGNLNYMAFTASVSSKSQCSESVSDDGSISGNESGYEDQLQEVYEKLYKECVKLRKRNKAHIEEIDFNKRENEGLQGKLNEVIGLTDQLKMRNVSLEEELKKQESEMILLKDKLKSVSTGKEKLDEILRSGKPPGDRSGLGYDTEKSDAATTSKVSYKNERKTVFVRESITKGNANPSNKGKKSSHVKMGVQSHDKSRVRNTSPVCHHCGKTGHVVGDCFKLKRCTMYDHTCSQSRSVYSPKMGRNPRTAPKYVSSFRGQRDRKENYVCHNCGKAGHIRPNCYELRRNPMRDGNSESRRGHLNLWSQVRALPRQNEMLNVKIDQLSTSKKDISLKVRKMWVRTGKRPMCHVAHIALKTRDTYMWYLDSGCSRHMSSDKSLFKTVEEYKCETLTFGDGGKVDIIGRDEIEIPGLPVLREVLFVDGLKANLLSISQMCDNGAEVRFSKDMCIVLDNNGNCMMQGTRTSNNCYGIASKPQYSCNSVKSETTDLWHQRLGHVNHKNLSKIAKKEMVIGLPELGKVETPVCGSCQLGKQVRTAHKNTTAILTERPLELLHIDLMGPSRTESLGRKNTYW is encoded by the coding sequence ATGTGTGAGAATTGCAAAGAAGCTTGGGACATTCTTGAGGTCACCCATGAGGGTACCAAGGCTGTAAAGAATTCTAAACTTCAAATGCTGaccacaagttttgaagaacttaGAATGAAGGATGAAGAAACATTTGATGCTTTTTATGCCAAACTAAATGATGTCGTCAATTCTCGTTTTAATTTAGGGGACAGAATTCCTGAGAACAGAATTGTGAGAAAAGTTCTCAGATCACTCCCTGAGAGGTTTCGTCCTAAAGTTATTGCTATTGAAGAAAGCAAAGATCTAGACTGTATGAGAATTGAAGAATTGGTAGGCTCTCTACAAACATATGAACACACTCTTCATGTGGATAAGAAACACAAGTCCATAGCCCTCGATACTATTAGAGAGGAGTCAAATGAGTCATCCGATGAGTCGGCTATGAGTGACAGAGAAATAGCTTTTtatgctaagaagttcaggaaaATGTTTGTGGCTAGAAACAATAAGAATCAGAGCccagagaagaaaaagtttgagagataTAATAGAGGCTCAAGTTCAGGGAACAAGGAGAGAAGTACTGAGAAGTACACTAGAGCTAATAAAGACAAGGTACAATCAAGGGTGCAGTGTCATGAATGTCATGGATTTGGACACATTCGTCTAGAAtgtgcaaattacaaaaaggcaaaagaaagagCTAAGATTGCATCTCTAAGTGAGAATGAGTCAGAGTCGAGTGAATCATCAGATAACTCTTCGCCAAAAGGAAATCTTAACTACATGGCATTCACTGCCTCTGTTAGCAGCAAAAGTCAATGTAGTGAATCAGTGTCTGATGATGGGAGCATATCTGGAAATGAATCTGGGTATGAAGATCAGTTGCAAGAAGTCTACGAGAAGCTGTATAAGGAATGTGTTAAATTGAGAAAACGCAACAAAGCGCACATTGAGGAGATAGACTTCAACAAACGAGAAAATGAAGGACTTCAAGGCAAATTAAATGAAGTCATTGGTCTAACTGATCAGTTGAAAATGAGGAATGTATCTCTAGAAgaggaattaaaaaaacaagaaagtgagatgattttgttgaaggatAAACTGAAATCCGTGTCCACTGGGAAAGAAAAGCTGGATGAAATCCTGAGGTCAGGAAAGCCTCCTGGTGATAGGAGTGGACTAGGATATGATACAGAGAAATCTGATGCAGCTACTACCTCAAAAGTCTCCTATAAGAATGAGAGGAAAACTGTGTTTGTTCGTGAGTCTATTACAAAAGGGAATGCTAACCCATCTAACAAGGGTAAGAAATCCTCTCATGTAAAAATGGGTGTTCAGTCTCATGATAAATCAAGAGTTCGAAATACAAGCCCTGTGTGTCACCACTGTGGTAAGACTGGTCATGTTGTAGGAGACTGTTTTAAATTGAAGAGATGCACCATGTATGATCATACATGCTCTCAAAGTAGAAGTGTGTACTCACCAAAAATGGGTAGAAATCCCAGAACTGCTCCTAAGTATGTCTCATCTTTCAGGGGACAAAGAGATCGCAAAGAGAACTACGTGTGCCATAATTGTGGTAAGGCTGGTCACATTCGACCAAACTGCTATGAGCTTAGGAGGAATCCTATGAGAGATGGAAATAGTGAATCGAGAAGAGGACATTTGAATCTTTGGAGTCAAGTCAGGGCCCTACCTAGACAAAATGAGATGCTTAATGTCAAGATAGACCAACTGTCAACTAGCAAAAAGGACATCTctctaaaagttagaaaaatgTGGGTCAGAACTGGAAAAAGGCCCATGTGCCATGTGGCACACATTGCTCTAAAGACCAGAGACACCTACATGTGGTACCTTGATAGCGGGTGTTCTCGCCACATGTCGAGTGataaaagtctatttaaaaCAGTTGAAGAGTACAAGTGTGAAACATTAACATTTGGAGATGGGGGAAAAGTTGATATAATAGGAAGGGATGAAATTGAAATACCTGGACTACCCGTCTTGAGAGAAGTCCTATTTGTTGATGGATTAAAAGCAAATCTCCTAAGTATAAGCCAAATGTGTGACAATGGTGCAGAAGTTCGTTTTTCAAAGGATATGTGTATTGTTTTAGATAATAATGGAAATTGCATGATGCAGGGAACAAGGACATCTAATAATTGTTATGGCATTGCCTCTAAACCTCAGTATAGTTGCAATAGTGTTAAGAGTGAGACTACTGACCTCTGGCATCAAAGACTTGGACATGTGAATCACAAAAATCTGTCTAAGATTGCCAAGAAAGAGATGGTGATAGGATTGCCTGAGCTGGGTAAAGTAGAGACTCCTGTTTGTGGGTCATGTCAATTGGGAAAACAAGTTAGAACAGCTCACAAGAACACAACGGCTATCCTGACAGAACGACCATTAGAGTTGCTGCACATTGATCTTATGGGACCCTCTAGAACTGAGAGCCTAGGGAGAAAAAATACATACTGGTAA